The following coding sequences lie in one Phaeodactylum tricornutum CCAP 1055/1 chromosome 12, whole genome shotgun sequence genomic window:
- a CDS encoding predicted protein, whose amino-acid sequence MPVRDPRLRIGGKVTAKACHVVHLSECARRYGVNKHSKRLVGTVLDVTTTPVSITTGRTSTLITAVYDFGESLFKEKTLNIRSVKAFVPPEDEGMSLIEELAAEALQAAEADMEAGNLMEESVEAPVAKMVETPADIEPDTLVDTEPNTPVDTEPNSPVAEIVETPVDTDTSCTKQSGM is encoded by the exons ATGCCAGTGAGGGATCCTAGACTTAgaattggagggaaggtgacggcaaaggcttgtcatgttgtgcatctgAGCGAGTGTGCACGGAGATATGGCGTCAACAAGCACTCcaagcggcttgttggaacggttctAGACGTCACGACCACCCCTGTATCCATTACAACTGGGCGTACCTCTACTTTGATAACAGCAgtttatgattttggagagagtttgttcaaggaaaaaACACTGAACATTCGGAGTGTAAAGGCATTTGTACCGCCAGAAGATGAAGGAATGTCCTTAATTGAGGAATTAGCAGCAGAGGCTTTGCaggcagcagaagcagacatggaagccggaaacttgatggaagaaagtgtCGAAGCCCCGGTAGCCAAAATGGTTGAAACCCCGGCTGACATAGAGCCCgataccttggtcgacacagagcccaataccccggttgacacagagcccaatagcccggtagccgaaattgtcgagacCCCGGTTGACACTGATACCTCG TGCACCAAACAGAGTGGTatgtga
- a CDS encoding predicted protein — MSDFIAPDNFPPDYPILDTTNPTATIAAIPDPPDNVNISLDIPDSLKNLLSNVSNPEAAFTGAYYTRYTHEFRVSLTSSDYYTYQTQAFKGVLKEFKFDSDNPMDTLTKAKSNMEEAAFAITAKGIINRKNKLETFLTEFGLRAPFDTIYTQWKSTSQGLIPVFSSHKNLFQDFHSIVLSDVVNTVDFMQRYTNIAHPTLGKINEEHSRDYSMSGTAIYNSCDLSLQSWLDTQIGISTDTTLKRHGSSGPVRFYLIWSRYANVDGAVATSIQAALTKLRVRDLPGENVSLYFDTVTIIEEYLRSMGRTIPDFVSHVIDILVDVSVDDYSLFIKTQQFVRNPSLHNMHSLRQLACDQYQLLLNSGKWHPTAKTGAAFHAAHHMSTHAPDTTPSALVNSGSGTPKPRLSREEWEKTIDRSPPPAGSSDCRKSTKGDFNEYWCATCNWWGNHPTNKRHHPTAPIDHAGFLEKRKKRFAKRDPSDSTPSVTVNNNSTTPPSGVNSSGALQLLCSSALTQFHSFGAPPSNF, encoded by the coding sequence ATGTCGGACTTTATCGCTCCCGATAACTTTCCTCCCGACTACCCTATTTTGGATACTACCAACCCCACTGCAACCATTGCAGCCATTCCAGACCCACCTGATAACGTGAATATCAGCTTGGATATTCCAGACTCGTTGAAAAACCTTCTTTCGAACGTGTCAAATCCTGAGGCCGCCTTTACTGGAGCTTACTATACGCGGTACACCCATGAGTTTCGTGTCTCTCTCACTTCCTCTGATTACTATACCTACCAAACCCAGGCATTCAAGGGAGTCCTCAAGGAGTTCAAGTTTGACTCCGACAACCCCATGGATACACTCACTAAAGCAAAGTCTAACATGGAAGAAGCTGCCTTTGCCATTACCGCAAAAGGGATCATCAATCGAAAGAATAAACTTGAAACCTTTCTTACCGAATTTGGACTCAGAGCCCCTTTTGACACAATCTACACCCAGTGGAAGTCAACCTCCCAGGGACTTATTCCTGTGTTCTCTTCCCATAAGAATCTCTTTCAAGATTTCCATTCCATTGTGCTCTCTGATGTAGTGAATACCGTTGACTTCATGCAACGTTACACCAATATTGCTCATCCCACCCTTGGAAAAATCAACGAGGAACATTCTCGCGACTACTCAATGTCTGGCACGGCAATTTATAATTCCTGTGATCTCTCGTTACAGTCCTGGTTGGACACTCAAATTGGCATTAGCACCGACACTACCCTGAAACGTCATGGCAGCTCCGGTCCAGTTCGATTCTATCTCATTTGGTCGCGATATGCCAATGTTGATGGGGCCGTTGCCACATCAATCCAAGCCGCTCTCACCAAGTTACGTGTTCGCGACTTACCTGGAGAAAATGTTTCCCTCTATTTTGACACGGTCACCATCATTGAGGAATATCTCAGATCAATGGGACGTACAATTCCAGATTTTGTATCCCATGTTATTGACATTCTTGTCGATGTTTCCGTTGACGATTACTCCCTGTTCATAAAGACCCAACAGTTTGTTCGCAATCCCTCTCTTCACAATATGCATTCACTTCGCCAATTGGCCTGCGATCAATACCAGCTTCTTTTGAACTCTGGCAAGTGGCATCCAACTGCAAAGACAGGCGCGGCCTTCCATGCTGCCCACCACATGTCTACCCATGCACCGGATACCACTCCAAGTGCTCTCGTGAATTCTGGTTCTGGTACTCCCAAACCACGTCTTTCTCGAGAAGAGTGGGAAAAGACCATTGACCGTTCCCCTCCACCCGCCGGATCATCAGATTGTCGCAAGTCCACAAAGGGTGACTTTAACGAATATTGGTGTGCCACCTGTAATTGGTGGGGCAACCACCCTACCAACAAGCGCCACCATCCCACCGCTCCTATTGACCACGCCGGTTTTCTCGAGAAACGGAAGAAACGCTTTGCTAAACGTGACCCCTCGGACTCCACTCCCTCTGTGACCGTCAATAACAATTCAACCACACCACCATCAGGAGTGAACTCTTCTGGCGCCCTTCAGCTCTTATGTTCCTCCGCCTTGACCCAGTTTCACTCTTTTGGTGCACCCCCTTCAAATTTTTAG
- a CDS encoding predicted protein produces METPDSKSGAANQRPQYHYFYGSIDDQSQVNRRENAVSVPTDQDSLVGESLLPTDNEQDDDRSKIAKQDFQQIVMSNVNGVRPIDSSRSGQSDKNTQGRVELSHAVSSGGSGTVRRPSL; encoded by the exons ATGGAGACACCGGACTCTAAAAGCGGCGCTGCAAACCAACGGCCTCAATACCACTACTTCTACGGCAGCATTGACGACCAATCGCAAGTCAACCGCCGGGAAAACGCCGTGTCCGTCCCAACTGATCAAGACTCGTTGGTAGGCGaatctttgcttccaaccgACAATGAGCAAGACGATGATCGATCAAAAATTGCAAAGCAGGACTTTCAGCAAATTGTCATGTCCAATGTCAATGGCGTACGGCCCATCGACTCGAGTCGAA GCGGGCAGAGTGATAAGAACACCCAAGGAAGAGTTGAGCTTTCGCATGCCGTTTCCTCGGGTGGATCGGGCACAGTACGGCGACCCAGTCTCTAA
- a CDS encoding predicted protein — translation METTQCPEQLWDYAITYVVIVRNNTARKALNWQTPLTVMTGDTSDISELLDFEFYEPVQYFDNPEIKFPQAKAKVGWWLGIATNVGQAMCYYVLTDKGTVITRSTVTPLHKVDSTALQTSLTAFDAMIREIYQPTDFAHSTKKQAASLRRDEAMKVARKTGEPEDPGVRNRHVLYDLNEGADHDQVEPGLSVDDYYGNDDEKESGSSDLLVGSEVLLTKGGIQHLGKVTKCDKNGQPKGSNETTNYVVEFNDGTEEIHGYNALLDAVYKQVDDDGNEWYTFEDIVDHQRRPRGGRGRTKGWFLRVKWANGEYTLSGNHLPMVKFHSQSLLAVIDPK, via the coding sequence ATggaaacgacacaatgtCCAGAACAGCTTTGGGACTACGCCATTACCTATGTGGTAATTGTGCGTAATAATACCGCTCGCAAAGCCTTAAATTGGCAAACGCCCTTAACGGTCATGACAGGTGACACGAGCGATATTTCAGAATTGTTGGATTTCGAGTTCTACGAACCGgtacaatattttgacaatcctgaAATTAAATTTCCACAAGCTAAGGCTAAAGTTGGTTGGTGGCTTGGTATTGCAacaaatgttggacaagctATGTGCTACTATGTCCTAACAGACAAAGGAACCGTGATAACGCGTTCCACAGTCACACCACTTCACAAAGTTGATTCGACTGCTTTGCAAACCTCTCTTACAGCTTTTGATGCTATGATAAGGGAGATTTATCAGCCTACTGATTTTGCTCACAGCACTAAAAAGCAAGCTGCCTCGTTACGACGAgatgaagcaatgaaggtTGCCAGAAAAACTGGTGAACCTGAAGATCCAGGAGTCCGTAATAGACATGTTCTGTATGACTTAAATGAGGGAGCCGACCATGACCAAGTGGAACCAGGACTATCAGTTGATGATTACTAcggtaacgacgacgaaaaagagtctGGTTCGTCGGATCTCCTTGTCGGCAGCGAAGTACTCCTTACTAAGGGAGGTATACAACATCTAGGCAAAGTCACCAAGTGTGATAAAAATGGCCAGCCCAAGGgctcaaacgaaacaaccaattATGTTGTTGAGTTCAATGATGGTactgaagagattcatggatacAATGCTCTGCTTGACGCTGTGTATAAGCaagtcgatgatgatggtaATGAATGGTATACTtttgaagatattgttgaCCATCAAAGGCGCCCACGTGGCGGCcgaggacgaacgaaaggTTGGTTCCTCCGTGTTAAATGGGCCAATGGTGAATACACCTTGTCAGGGAACCACCTTCCAATGGTTAAGTTCcacagccaatctctccTTGCAGTCATTGACCCTAAGTGA
- a CDS encoding predicted protein — MARVRKATGPTRKGATETVPEERVEEETPFEAVESPSKDSDNETQPSSMGDDDDSQSEIESYKIDTDIDFKYNPNFFEDKKALESVLRNTMGFGDIHVKSLQNEGLKTANDFLLISMSDINDLCDKLLFATVYRARLRAFATWLRSQPDNVNITQEWTIPVMQLEMQMKAQASPFGTSETNKTDKSVSSLVPDPFDGTQKKWLAFRYIFEAWAGASGQSFDACISHDSERYSRSEPTATSNDINDEPDSFKYDWNVKSVRNSNIFFMLKSLTSGGDAWGLIEPYEVSKNGRHAWIALCAFYEGASQVGLTTEEARTTILTSKYTGQSRNFTFTKYVQKHLTGNNILARNKEAYTDAQKTNFFLRGIVDPELMAFKAAAEANLNEWKFERVVTYMRTQAAKLTSKDGKDSRNIRQATGLSKNRNNKNNRRKRSEYQSQGKGNKESGKGNNAPSTQLRKDIWDELSPEIKDAIKAAKRRASTDPRTAKRAKTSSTDNSNASVESYLPDLRSMSTEIFKADDDKDLASGQPEAKDTPLHLELEDTLKKPTYGAGTLFGRSADRVSFNRMVCSSEENKVTPWRMSELRLADATIRRICKNRTRNPTGRSTWGEAAIDTGADTICIGSGYTVLAHTGRYVSLRGFHDSGDTLDRIPVVTAATAYDYDDGTTIILVFHEALNLGPTQSTSLINLNQIRHAGHQTDDIPKFLSQGKSFHGIETIDGDYILFELKGRTSLLYSRVPTRHELENCLHIDLTSDQPWDPNSKDWEDNEQRYTRHDRQRNARYTATDNADEENFYHGYFSLPDSKEFPVLPANNNVMNPHDVVREIKYATARVSKSSPRDLDVDRDKLRRILGHVPMEVVDRTLEATTQLAERSGKMLLHRRSLNNCDTAG; from the coding sequence ATGGCCCGAGTTCGCAAGGCAACCGGTCCTACCCGGAAGGGAGCGACCGAAACGGTGCCGGAGGAGcgagtggaagaagaaacgcccTTTGAGGCCGTTGAGTCGCCGTCCAAggacagtgacaatgagacGCAACCATCGTCCATGggcgatgatgatgactCACAGTCTGAGATCGAGTCGTACAAGATTGATACCGACATTGATTTCAAGTACAACCCAAACTTTTTTgaggacaagaaagcccTTGAAAGTGTTCTAAGGAATACTATGGGATTTGGAGATATCCATGTGAAGTCACTCCAAAACGAAGGTTTGAAGACCGCAAATGATTTCTTGCTTATTTCTATGagtgacatcaatgatctttgcgacaagcttttgtttgcaacagtttACAGGGCTCGCCTACGGGCATTTGCTACATGGTTACGTAGTCAACCTGACAACGTAAATATTACCCAAGaatggacaattccagtTATGCAATTGGAAATGCAGATGAAGGCGCAAGCGTCTCCATTTGGAACCTCcgagaccaacaaaacagacaAGTCAGTCTCCAGTCTGGTGCCTGATCCCTTTGATGGTACACAGAAGAAGTGGCTCGCCTTTCGATACATTTTTGAGGCATGGGCCGGAGCAAGTGGGCAATCTTTTGATGCCTGCATCTCACATGACTCGGAGCGATATTCCCGTTCAGAACCAACAGCGACCTCTAATGACATCAATGACGAACCTGATTCATTTAAATATGACTGGAACGTTAAGTCAGTTCGCAATTCAAACATCTTTTTTATGCTCAAGTCGCTCACAAGCGGCGGAGATGCATGGGGCCTTATCGAACCTTACGAGGTTTCAAAAAATGGCCGTCATGCCTGGATTGCCTTGTGTGCGTTCTATGAAGGGGCCAGTCAGGTGGGCTTAACCACAGAAGAAGCTCGCACTACAATTCTGACATCGAAGTATACCGGACAATCCCGGAACTTCACTTTTACCAAGTATGTTCAAAAGCATCTTACTGGTAACAACATATTGGCTCGCAACAAAGAGGCCTACACGGACGCACAgaaaacaaactttttccTACGGGGAATTGTTGATCCTGAACTTATGGCATTCAAGGCAGCTGCTGAAGCTAACCTAAATGAATGGAAGTTCGAACGCGTAGTCACGTACATGCGTACTCAAGCCGCCAAGCTCACGAGCAAGGACGGTAAGGATTCCCGAAACATTCGTCAGGCTACGGGCTTGTCGAAAAACaggaacaacaaaaacaaccgGCGCAAGCGCTCggaataccaaagccaaggcaaaGGTAATAAAGAGTCgggcaaaggaaacaatgctCCTAGTACTCAACTCCGCAAGGACATCTGGGATGAATTGTCTCCCGAGATAAAggatgccatcaaagcgGCAAAGCGTAGAGCGTCTACGGACCCGCGCACGGCTAAAAGAGCCAAGACTAGTAGTACGGATAACTCTAACGCAAGCGTTGAGTCCTACTTGCCTGATTTAAGGTCAATGTCTACTGAAATATTTAAAGCAGATGATGACAAGGACTTGGCTTCAGGCCAGCCTGAGGCGAAAGATACACCACTTCATTTGGAACTTGAAGATACGCTTAAGAAACCTACATATGGAGCAGGTACCCTATTTGGGCGATCTGCTGACAGGGTCTCCTTTAATCGTATGGTATGCAGTtcagaagaaaacaaagtcaCTCCTTGGCGCATGTCAGAACTACGGCTTGCGGATGCAACAATAAGACGCATTTGTAAGAATCGCACACGAAATCCTACCGGCCGTTCAACATGGGGCGAAGCTGCCATTGATACTGGTGCCGACACAATTTGCATTGGTTCAGGCTATACTGTACTTGCCCATACAGGTCGATATGTGAGTCTGCGAGGTTTTCATGACAGTGGTGATACTCTTGATCGAATTCCAGTTGTGACGGCTGCTACAGCATATGACTACGATGACGGAACCACCATTATTCTGGTTTTCCATGAAGCTTTGAATCTTGGGCCTACACAGTCCACATCTCTCATCAACTTGAATCAGATTCGGCACGCCGGACATCAGACTGATGACATTCCGAAGTTTTTATCCCAAGGGAAATCTTTTCACGGAATTGAAACAATTGATGGCGACTACATTCTTTTTGAATTGAAGGGACGCACATCATTGTTGTACTCACGAGTACCTACTCGCCATGAGCTTGAGAACTGCCTGCACATTGATCTTACATCTGATCAACCCTGGGATCCAAACAGCAAAGACTGGGAGGATAATGAGCAGCGCTACACGCGTCATGaccgacaacggaatgcACGCTATACCGCAACTGATAATGCGGATGAGGAGAACTTTTACCATGGGTATTTCTCTCTCCCTGACTCTAAGGAGTTCCCGGTTCTACCGGCAAACAATAATGTTATGAACCCACATGATGTCGTACGCGAGATCAAATATGCTACTGCacgggtttcaaaatctagcCCACGGGATCTAGATGTCGATCGAGACAAACTTCGCCGCATCCTGGGTCATGTTCCTATGGAAGTAGTTGACCGAACACTGGAAGCTACAACACAACTTGCGGAACGCTCTGGCAAAATGCTACTGCATCGACGTAGTTTGAACAATTGCGATACCGCCGGTTGA
- a CDS encoding predicted protein — protein MTRQLRSRIIPALNMDPLEHVLVNLLGATSLDSPYHRFFAEYGITQASELTAITEARLATISFGVVAPVAGDGTSTTVCMFLLPAQQDRIMKIITWFLAQGPNVTNATWFVLTPAMLEYWQPALVPVASAAPATSVVASVASVYSTSVLT, from the coding sequence ATGACCCGACAGTTGCGTTCAAGAATCATTCCTGCTTTGAACATGGACCCGCTTGAGCATGTCCTTGTTAACCTTTTGGGTGCCACGTCATTGGACTCGCCCTATCATCGTTTCTTTGCGGAGTACGGAATTACTCAGGCTAGTGAGTTGACTGCTATCACTGAGGCGCGCCTTGCAACCATCTCATTTGGTGTTGTGGCACCAGTTGCTGGAGATGGTACATCCACCACTGTTTGTATGTTTCTTCTGCCTGCGCAGCAGGATCGGATCATGAAGATCATCACTTGGTTCCTTGCTCAAGGACCCAATGTTACAAATGCTACCTGGTTTGTGTTGACACCAGCTATGCTTGAATACTGGCAACCGGCATTGGTCCCTGTTGCATCAGCTGCCCCGGCTACATCTGTTGTTGCCTCTGTTgctagtgtctattctacttctgtgctcacctga